A segment of the Longimicrobiales bacterium genome:
ACCTCGCCGCGCCGTGGTCGGGGCAGAAGACGGGCGCCTTTCTCGACCAGCGCGACAACCGCGCGCGCGCGGGAGCGGTGGCGCGCGGGCGCGCGCTCGATTGCTTCTCCTATCACGGCTCCTTCGCGCTGCATCTGGCCGGCAGCGCCGATCGCGTGACGGCCGTAGACTCATCGGCCGATGCCCTGGCCCGGGCCGCTCAGAACGCAGCGCTCAACGGAGCGTGTGGCGAGCGCATCGAGTTCGTGGAGGCCAACGCGTTCGACTATCTGCGCGCACAGGACGATGCGGGCGAGGTGTACGACACGGTCGTGGTGGATCCACCGGCGTTTGCGAAGAGGAAGGACGCCGTGCAGGCGGCGCTGCGCGGCTACAAGGAGCTGAACCTGCGCGCCATGAAGATCCTGCGGCCGGGCGGCATGCTGTGCACGTTCAGCTGCTCCTATCACCTCAGCCCGTGGCTCTTTCGCGAGATGCTGGCGAGCGCCGCCGCCGACGCCGGCCGGCCGGTGCGCTGGGTCGAGTGGCGCGGCCAGGCGCCCGACCACCCCGAGATCGTGCAGATCCCCGAGTCGTCCTATCTCAAGGGAGCGATCCTCCAGGTGGTGTGATGAGATCCACGCGCCGGACCGGGTACGCCGGCCTGATCCTCTCGCGATGCTCCGGTTCTGCGATCGCCTCGCCGATGCGCAGGTGAAGGGCGCTCGACCACTTCCTGCGTTCGCGTGCGTCCACGAGATAGCGGACGACGACGTCCGTCCATGACTCCGTCGGCGAGAGATAGACCTGCGGCTCGTCGGCGACGTCGTATGCCAGACCTTCCTGATCGAGGATCGCCCGGTACGTATCGACCGGTCCCTGCATGACGGGCCCGACCACCTCGCGCGCGACCGCTGCGATGGTTCGCATCGCGTAGCCCAGATCGCTGTCGTTCGATATGCCGATGTTGACCTCGTCCCACACGAACGGGAAGCCGCGCGTATAGTTCACGATGTTGGCGCGCAGGACTTCCGAGTTCGGGAATGTGATGAGTGCGCCCGTGGGCTGCGCGCCCTGCACCGGCTTGTCGGGCCCGCCCGCTTCCCAGACCGTGGTGTTCAGGTAGTCGATGCGATACACATCGCCGAATACATCACCCACAGCGATCCGGTCGCCCACGCGGTAGTAGCCCTTGAACGAGTTGAGGAGCCACCCCGCGAAGCTCTCGATCGGTGCCTGCAGCGCCCAGGAGAGCGCGAGACCGAGCAGGCCGATCGAGCCGATGAGTGTGCGCGTGTCGCCGGCAATCACGCTCAGCGCGATCCCGAACGCCAGCAGCCAGATCAGGATGCCGGCTATGGCTGTTGCGGCGTCCGCCTTCTCCCACTCCCCCAGGACTCTGCGCAGCACGGCGCGCACCAGCCGCACGATGAGGCCGGCGGCCACCAGCAGACCGAGTGCGATGAGGATCTTGGGGAGGAGAGTCGTGAAGTCGAGGACGAAGCGGCGAACCGTGCTCGTGGCCTCCTCCACGCTGCGGCCGGGATCGGCGCGCATCGTGTCGAGGAGCGAGTCAGGAATGGCTGCGGTGTCGGCTGCAGTGTCAACAACGGCGACGGTGTCAACGACCGCGTCGCCCGGCGTCTGCTGCGCGGGCGCGTCTTCCGGCACGCCCCACAGCAAGAGGAAGAGCCCGGTGATCGCGACAGCGAGCATGGAACCCTGTCGGAACTTCTTCAGCCGGGCCCTCGCGGAGCGCTGAGCCGCGGCCACTCCGCGGCGCGGACGGCGGCCGCGCACTGAACGCCGCGACGATCGCTGTTCAGGACGCGATGAAGACCCACGCCGAGCCGGGCCCGGTGCGCGCCGCGCCGTGCTGGATCTACTGCGCCGTGAGTATCGGTCGTCACGAGCCATGGCGAGTTCCCGTGCACACTGCGCGCCGCGGGGTCATTGCAGAGCGCTCACGGCGAGGTGAGCTGTCAGATGCCGCCGACGTCGAGGAACCGTGCGACGTCGTCGCGCTCGATGGCGAAGTCGCCGAGTCGTCCCTGCCATTCGCCGTGCCAGTCGGAGCCGCCTGTGACGAAGAGCCCTGCGTCCATGGCAATCCCGGAGATCCGCTCGGTGTCGCCGTGCGTCAGACGCGGCCGGTAACATTCGACGCCGTCCAGACCGTGCGCAACGAAAGCCCCAAGGGCAGTTTGCAGCGCGTCGGGGCGCGGGTGCGCCCACACGGCGACACCGCCAGCGCCATGAATGATATCGATGGCATCGAACGGGGTAATGAGAGCG
Coding sequences within it:
- a CDS encoding class I SAM-dependent rRNA methyltransferase — encoded protein: MTNPDQVRQMQKAVVNRRGAARWRGGHPWIYRSDVVVAPGNDPGAVHVVDESGTLAGTALWSPTSQIALRFVSRERTALDAAFWHARVAAAVQYREALAPDATAYRLIHAEADGLPSLIVDRYGDHLVVQLLSAGLETFRAPIIAALLETCTPAGILARNDVPVRRLEQLPEGIELLHGSVPEELEVREASVRYLAAPWSGQKTGAFLDQRDNRARAGAVARGRALDCFSYHGSFALHLAGSADRVTAVDSSADALARAAQNAALNGACGERIEFVEANAFDYLRAQDDAGEVYDTVVVDPPAFAKRKDAVQAALRGYKELNLRAMKILRPGGMLCTFSCSYHLSPWLFREMLASAAADAGRPVRWVEWRGQAPDHPEIVQIPESSYLKGAILQVV
- a CDS encoding mechanosensitive ion channel family protein, which translates into the protein MLAVAITGLFLLLWGVPEDAPAQQTPGDAVVDTVAVVDTAADTAAIPDSLLDTMRADPGRSVEEATSTVRRFVLDFTTLLPKILIALGLLVAAGLIVRLVRAVLRRVLGEWEKADAATAIAGILIWLLAFGIALSVIAGDTRTLIGSIGLLGLALSWALQAPIESFAGWLLNSFKGYYRVGDRIAVGDVFGDVYRIDYLNTTVWEAGGPDKPVQGAQPTGALITFPNSEVLRANIVNYTRGFPFVWDEVNIGISNDSDLGYAMRTIAAVAREVVGPVMQGPVDTYRAILDQEGLAYDVADEPQVYLSPTESWTDVVVRYLVDARERRKWSSALHLRIGEAIAEPEHRERIRPAYPVRRVDLITPPGGSLP